In Streptomyces nojiriensis, one genomic interval encodes:
- a CDS encoding major capsid protein — translation MITLAESAKLSQDQLQRGVIETFVQESPILDRLPLLTVAGNAYRYNEESTLPGVSFRAVNEAYPESTGTLNQRIETLAILGGDADVDKFIAQTRGNLNDQRAVQIMMKVKAASVHFSDQFFNGDVMVDPKGFDGLRKRLFGTQVTDAKGLGPVANGYEFFDALDTLTARVRGINGANGALYMNADIRAKIASGFRRLGGSELLTSEIAGKRAVMWNGIPMLDAGQKLDGTDVLPLTAGTGGKQTGDIYAVRFGSTEADAGVTGLTNGGVQATDLGESHDKPVYRTRIDFYCGLALFGGKAAARLTNVLTG, via the coding sequence ATGATTACTCTGGCCGAATCTGCCAAGCTCTCGCAGGACCAGTTGCAGCGCGGTGTCATCGAGACGTTCGTTCAGGAATCGCCGATCCTGGATCGCCTTCCGCTGCTGACGGTCGCTGGAAATGCCTACCGATACAACGAGGAATCCACTCTCCCGGGCGTCTCGTTCCGCGCGGTCAACGAGGCGTATCCGGAAAGCACGGGAACTCTGAATCAGAGGATCGAGACGCTTGCCATCCTGGGTGGTGACGCGGACGTGGACAAGTTCATCGCGCAGACCCGCGGCAACCTGAACGATCAGCGGGCCGTTCAGATCATGATGAAGGTCAAGGCGGCATCCGTTCATTTCTCGGATCAGTTCTTCAACGGCGACGTGATGGTGGACCCGAAGGGGTTCGACGGTCTGCGTAAGCGCCTCTTCGGCACTCAGGTCACCGATGCCAAGGGGCTCGGACCGGTGGCCAACGGCTACGAGTTCTTCGATGCGCTGGACACCCTGACCGCACGCGTCCGCGGCATTAACGGTGCCAACGGCGCGCTCTACATGAACGCCGACATCCGAGCCAAGATCGCATCAGGGTTCCGCCGGCTCGGCGGTTCCGAACTGCTGACGTCGGAGATCGCGGGCAAGCGTGCCGTGATGTGGAACGGAATCCCGATGCTCGACGCGGGCCAGAAGCTCGACGGTACGGACGTGCTGCCCCTGACGGCTGGGACCGGCGGCAAGCAGACCGGTGACATCTACGCGGTCCGCTTCGGGTCCACCGAGGCTGACGCAGGGGTCACCGGACTGACCAACGGTGGCGTACAGGCGACCGACCTCGGCGAGTCCCACGACAAGCCCGTCTACCGGACCCGCATCGACTTCTACTGCGGTCTCGCACTGTTCGGAGGAAAGGCAGCCGCCCGACTGACCAACGTGCTGACCGGCTGA
- a CDS encoding DUF6879 family protein, producing the protein MARRLRVLGSTSGVGDCPTLYEDLDTGEVLVQGDAVTDPTDVAQLKYVKEGEAFVVVPRALLANFSPREVTHVPEFVPQQKISEFINDGFEHTAWRLETRSGYASDQAMPSYQEFLRTGDTAGEVGHPWFANVRRMVDSGKRFERVRIVDNPPTTGQRYLLACARTNVAAGEDIRHLWRDDAERYGVNLSDFWLFDSRTVARFHFEGERTIGMELITDPAEVLRACQVRDAAWHHAVPYQEFTAQVPSAE; encoded by the coding sequence ATGGCAAGGCGACTGCGGGTCCTCGGGAGCACATCCGGAGTGGGCGACTGCCCGACGCTGTATGAGGACCTGGACACTGGGGAAGTGCTCGTACAAGGGGATGCGGTGACCGACCCCACGGACGTGGCACAGCTCAAGTACGTCAAGGAGGGAGAAGCGTTCGTGGTCGTGCCTCGGGCGCTGCTGGCGAACTTCTCCCCGAGGGAGGTCACGCACGTGCCCGAGTTCGTGCCGCAACAGAAGATCAGCGAGTTCATCAACGACGGGTTCGAGCACACCGCATGGCGGCTGGAGACCCGAAGCGGATACGCGTCCGATCAGGCGATGCCGTCCTATCAAGAGTTCCTGCGGACCGGTGACACGGCCGGGGAAGTCGGGCACCCGTGGTTCGCCAACGTCCGGCGCATGGTGGACAGCGGCAAGCGCTTCGAGCGGGTACGGATCGTGGACAACCCGCCGACCACCGGTCAGCGGTACCTGCTCGCCTGCGCTCGGACGAACGTGGCAGCCGGCGAGGACATCCGCCACCTGTGGCGCGATGATGCCGAGCGCTACGGCGTGAACCTCTCGGACTTCTGGCTGTTCGACTCCCGCACCGTGGCGCGCTTCCACTTCGAGGGTGAGCGCACCATCGGCATGGAGTTGATCACCGATCCGGCGGAAGTGCTGCGGGCCTGCCAGGTGCGGGATGCGGCATGGCACCACGCAGTCCCGTACCAGGAGTTCACGGCTCAGGTACCGTCCGCTGAGTGA
- a CDS encoding helix-turn-helix domain-containing protein, whose protein sequence is MSTDFQQARVSLGARLRELRTEGGLTGRELADRLEWGQSKVSKLENGKQTPTVADLKAWAEGTGSPEVSGELVGRLRGLETQYRSWRRQLAGGYRAVQEAHWAQAQKTHSRRSFDPALIPGLFQTADYARAVLTRYSAIHTAPRDIEAAVQARMGRQDILTDQSRTFHFLIWEGALRARPCSPPVLSAQLDRIVGRLGSGNVRVGIVPFEADMNVPAGVGFSVHDDNLVITETWHAEMWLDDPEDVALHVRAWEALERNALYGAEAHRMLMRARQSLSPRE, encoded by the coding sequence GTGAGTACGGACTTTCAGCAAGCCCGGGTGTCCCTCGGCGCGCGCCTGCGGGAGCTGCGTACCGAGGGCGGGCTTACGGGCCGCGAACTTGCCGACCGGCTTGAGTGGGGACAGTCCAAGGTCAGCAAGCTGGAAAACGGCAAGCAGACGCCGACCGTCGCCGATCTCAAGGCGTGGGCCGAGGGGACCGGGAGCCCGGAGGTGAGCGGTGAACTGGTCGGTCGGCTGCGCGGGCTGGAGACGCAGTACCGATCATGGCGCAGACAGCTGGCGGGCGGTTATCGCGCCGTGCAGGAAGCGCACTGGGCACAGGCTCAGAAGACTCACTCTCGGCGCAGCTTCGATCCCGCACTGATACCCGGGCTTTTTCAGACCGCCGACTATGCGCGCGCCGTTCTCACTCGATACTCGGCGATCCACACCGCCCCCAGGGACATCGAGGCCGCCGTGCAGGCGCGCATGGGGCGGCAGGACATCCTCACGGACCAGAGCCGGACGTTTCACTTTCTCATCTGGGAAGGGGCTCTAAGGGCCCGCCCGTGCTCACCCCCGGTGCTCTCGGCGCAGCTTGATCGAATCGTGGGGCGGCTCGGCTCGGGGAACGTGAGGGTAGGGATCGTGCCGTTCGAAGCGGACATGAACGTCCCCGCCGGGGTCGGATTCTCGGTCCATGACGACAACCTCGTGATCACCGAGACGTGGCACGCCGAAATGTGGTTGGACGATCCGGAAGACGTCGCCCTGCACGTTCGTGCGTGGGAAGCGCTGGAGAGGAACGCTCTCTACGGCGCAGAGGCGCACCGGATGCTTATGCGGGCAAGGCAGTCTTTGAGTCCGCGAGAATAA
- a CDS encoding adenosylhomocysteinase, whose protein sequence is METADRARLDTYFGKVAEAFTPPERPSSLLITHLLPERPAFVGAVGKVSHLRAVLPKPKSIHASARREIERTVACDELSRYMFSDPDTAVTYLETRAAGESVVLLDVGGYFAPSLDALCERFSGTVLGVVEDTENGHKRYAERDKLPCPVVSVARSPLKDPEDFLVGQSVVFSAEALLRQRGDILHGRPALVLGFGKLGSSIARLLHVKGVRVIVYDIDPVRRAQAMSQGFEVARDRDQAIAAAGLVLCATGALSLRGEDFPQLKNGAYVATVTSSEDELELSGLPSGYTRDSAGEHVSRYSTTGHYFYLLNGGEAVNFIHGASVGPFIFLVQAEILAGAAMLARGGLDAAMHEVPTADREAIAATWLHYYNR, encoded by the coding sequence ATGGAAACAGCCGATCGTGCACGGCTTGACACGTACTTCGGCAAGGTCGCCGAAGCGTTCACGCCGCCCGAGCGTCCGTCCTCGCTCTTGATCACTCACCTGTTGCCCGAGCGACCCGCGTTCGTCGGGGCCGTGGGCAAGGTGTCGCACCTGCGGGCCGTTCTGCCCAAGCCCAAGTCCATCCACGCGAGCGCTCGCCGAGAGATCGAACGAACGGTGGCGTGCGATGAACTGTCCCGTTACATGTTCAGCGACCCGGACACCGCCGTGACGTACCTGGAGACCAGAGCGGCCGGCGAGAGCGTTGTTCTGCTCGACGTGGGCGGGTACTTCGCGCCATCGCTGGACGCACTGTGTGAACGGTTCTCGGGAACCGTCCTCGGAGTGGTCGAGGACACCGAGAACGGACACAAGCGCTACGCCGAACGGGACAAGCTGCCGTGCCCGGTCGTGTCCGTGGCTCGCTCGCCACTCAAGGACCCGGAAGACTTCCTCGTCGGGCAGAGCGTGGTGTTTTCCGCCGAAGCGCTGTTGCGGCAGCGCGGGGACATCCTGCACGGGCGCCCGGCCCTGGTCCTCGGGTTCGGCAAGCTCGGATCCAGCATCGCCCGACTGCTGCACGTCAAGGGCGTACGGGTGATCGTCTACGACATCGACCCCGTACGGCGCGCACAGGCCATGTCGCAGGGGTTCGAAGTTGCCCGGGACCGGGACCAAGCCATAGCGGCGGCCGGACTCGTTCTCTGCGCAACGGGGGCGCTGTCTCTGCGCGGCGAGGACTTCCCGCAGCTCAAGAACGGGGCCTACGTGGCGACGGTGACCAGCTCGGAAGACGAGCTGGAGTTGAGCGGCCTGCCCTCGGGCTACACCCGCGACAGCGCCGGCGAGCACGTGAGCCGCTACAGCACGACCGGCCACTACTTCTATCTGCTGAACGGAGGCGAGGCGGTCAACTTCATCCACGGTGCGAGCGTTGGACCGTTCATCTTCCTCGTTCAGGCCGAAATCCTCGCGGGCGCGGCCATGCTGGCTCGCGGTGGGCTGGATGCCGCCATGCACGAGGTGCCCACCGCCGACCGGGAAGCCATCGCGGCTACCTGGCTCCACTACTACAACAGGTGA
- a CDS encoding NUDIX hydrolase, translating to MPITADHIRTTLAEYTDAHPEDKSALAVVHELIDQGADVTSRKEFRGHATAGALVINNAGQALFIRHVALGKWLTPGGHLEPEDADLLGAALRELIEETGITLSVSPVHAVPVHIDVHPIPANESKGEPAHQHFDFRYLFRLEGDQTVALQEEEVSGYAWRSVETITDETLRARVLASLR from the coding sequence ATGCCCATCACGGCAGACCACATCCGTACGACCCTCGCCGAGTACACCGACGCGCACCCCGAAGACAAGTCCGCCCTGGCGGTCGTTCACGAGCTGATCGACCAGGGGGCCGACGTGACCAGCCGGAAGGAATTCCGGGGCCACGCCACAGCGGGGGCCTTGGTCATCAACAACGCGGGTCAGGCGCTGTTCATTCGGCACGTGGCGCTTGGTAAGTGGCTGACTCCGGGCGGGCATCTTGAGCCCGAGGATGCGGATCTGTTGGGTGCCGCACTCCGTGAGCTGATCGAAGAGACCGGCATCACCCTGAGTGTCTCCCCGGTCCACGCGGTCCCGGTCCACATCGACGTGCACCCGATTCCCGCGAACGAGAGCAAGGGGGAGCCTGCGCACCAGCACTTCGACTTCCGGTACCTCTTCCGGCTGGAGGGGGATCAGACCGTGGCGCTCCAGGAGGAAGAGGTGAGCGGGTACGCGTGGCGCAGCGTGGAAACGATCACGGATGAGACGTTGCGGGCACGGGTCCTCGCGTCGCTTCGCTAG
- a CDS encoding CGNR zinc finger domain-containing protein, protein MELAHYSDFAVRLVNTEEPARNKDALTSVDAVRALFGASQQMARRVTDGDVTRFRNVRGRLRSVFEAADGGDEVLAVDLLNSLLMEFPVSPQVSGHETLADDGRPDWHIHLAEHPSNASAGYAAMAAMGLAFALTEHGPDRLGLCQAAPCRNAYLDTSTNRSRRYCSDRCATRANVAAYRARKRLEAEESARSGRSAEAAQDSRALSER, encoded by the coding sequence GTGGAACTGGCCCATTACTCGGACTTCGCCGTGCGCCTGGTCAACACCGAGGAGCCGGCCCGCAACAAGGACGCGCTCACCTCGGTGGACGCCGTCCGCGCCCTGTTCGGCGCCAGTCAGCAGATGGCGCGCCGCGTCACCGACGGTGACGTCACCCGCTTCCGCAACGTCCGCGGCCGCCTGCGCTCCGTCTTCGAGGCCGCCGACGGCGGCGACGAGGTCCTCGCCGTCGACCTGCTGAACTCGCTGCTCATGGAGTTCCCCGTCAGCCCCCAGGTGTCCGGCCACGAGACCCTCGCCGACGACGGCCGCCCCGACTGGCACATCCACCTCGCCGAGCACCCCTCGAACGCCTCCGCCGGCTACGCCGCCATGGCGGCCATGGGCCTGGCCTTCGCCCTCACCGAGCACGGCCCCGACCGCCTCGGCCTGTGCCAGGCCGCGCCCTGCCGCAACGCCTACCTGGACACCTCCACCAACCGCTCCCGGCGCTACTGCTCCGACCGCTGCGCCACCCGGGCGAACGTGGCCGCCTACCGCGCCCGCAAGCGGCTGGAGGCCGAGGAGTCCGCCCGCAGCGGGCGCAGCGCCGAGGCCGCCCAGGACAGCCGGGCCCTGAGCGAACGCTGA
- the sodX gene encoding nickel-type superoxide dismutase maturation protease, translated as MVEFGRPRGRFEVVEVTGPSMVPTLLNGDRLVVRYGAAVRPGNVVVLRHPLQQDLLVVKRAVERRPGGSWWVLGDNPYNETGDSTVFGPVPAELVLATAVLRFRPREEDQRSLRARLSWAASALRPLRADSSASSRLRAR; from the coding sequence ATGGTGGAGTTCGGGCGCCCGCGCGGGCGGTTCGAGGTGGTGGAGGTGACGGGGCCTTCGATGGTTCCCACGCTGCTGAACGGGGACCGGCTGGTCGTCCGGTACGGGGCTGCCGTACGGCCGGGCAACGTGGTCGTGCTGCGGCATCCGCTCCAGCAGGACCTGCTGGTGGTCAAGCGCGCGGTGGAGCGGCGGCCGGGCGGCAGCTGGTGGGTGCTCGGCGACAACCCGTACAACGAGACCGGCGACAGCACCGTCTTCGGGCCGGTGCCCGCGGAGCTGGTGCTGGCGACGGCGGTGCTGCGCTTCCGGCCGCGCGAGGAGGATCAGCGTTCGCTCAGGGCCCGGCTGTCCTGGGCGGCCTCGGCGCTGCGCCCGCTGCGGGCGGACTCCTCGGCCTCCAGCCGCTTGCGGGCGCGGTAG
- the sodN gene encoding superoxide dismutase, Ni translates to MLSRLFAPKAKVSAHCDLPCGVYDPAQARIEAESVKAVQEKYQANEDADFRARAITIKEQRAELAKHHVSVLWSDYFKPPHFEKYPQLHTLVNDTLKALSAAKASNDPATGAKALELIAEIDRIFWETKAA, encoded by the coding sequence ATGCTTTCCCGCCTCTTCGCCCCCAAGGCGAAGGTCTCCGCCCACTGCGATCTTCCGTGCGGCGTGTACGACCCTGCCCAGGCCCGCATCGAGGCCGAGTCCGTCAAGGCCGTGCAGGAGAAGTACCAGGCCAACGAAGACGCCGACTTCCGCGCGCGCGCCATCACCATCAAGGAGCAGCGCGCCGAGCTCGCCAAGCACCACGTCTCGGTGCTGTGGAGCGACTACTTCAAGCCCCCGCACTTCGAGAAGTACCCGCAGCTGCACACCCTGGTCAACGACACCCTGAAGGCCCTCTCGGCCGCCAAGGCGTCGAACGACCCGGCGACCGGCGCGAAGGCTCTTGAGCTCATCGCCGAGATCGACCGCA